One Amaranthus tricolor cultivar Red isolate AtriRed21 chromosome 1, ASM2621246v1, whole genome shotgun sequence DNA window includes the following coding sequences:
- the LOC130823412 gene encoding mediator of RNA polymerase II transcription subunit 32-like, whose amino-acid sequence MDNIVDALNNAYQDFMAAAAGVLLAREAAGSQKTKATDVALENLKQRWELFRVACDQAEEFVESVKQRIGSECLVDEATGSVAGKPGQPVASLPPISAVRLEQMSKAVRWLVIELQQGSGKNVGSSHPNPSTPFDARFSEDTTQ is encoded by the coding sequence ATGGACAATATTGTAGATGCCCTAAATAATGCTTATCAGGATTTTATGGCTGCTGCGGCTGGGGTCCTACTAGCAAGAGAAGCAGCAGGAAGTCAGAAAACAAAAGCTACAGATGTTGCCCTTGAGAACTTGAAACAGCGTTGGGAACTTTTTAGGGTTGCTTGTGATCAAGCGGAGGAGTTTGTGGAGTCGGTGAAGCAGAGAATAGGGTCAGAGTGCTTGGTGGATGAGGCAACTGGTTCAGTGGCTGGAAAGCCTGGTCAGCCTGTTGCTAGTCTTCCTCCCATAAGTGCTGTTAGGCTAGAACAAATGAGTAAAGCAGTGAGATGGCTTGTGATTGAATTGCAGCAAGGTTCTGGAAAGAACGTTGGATCTTCACACCCAAACCCTTCTACTCCTTTTGACGCTAGGTTCTCTGAGGATACTACTCAATAG